Below is a window of Bacillota bacterium DNA.
ATGAGCAGTGCAGCCGTACCGGCAACGGTGATCGCTTCGGTTCCAGCGAGGCCGTCGATCCCGTCCATGAAGTTATACAGATTGACGAACCAGACGATCCCGACAACCCCCAAGACAAAGCCGACTGAACCCAAAGAGAGGCGAGTCACCCCGAGATTGAGCGATGGAAGGCCGCCAAGCCAGTACAAAGCCCACGAGGCGGCAATGACATGCGCCCCGGCGCGCAGCGTGGCGGGTAGACCGCGCCGATCATCAAGCCAGCCGACACCAGCCACAAGGAGACCACCGCCGCAAATCGCTGCCGCGACTTCGCCGTTGATGATGCTGCGCAGAGCCAGAAGTATGACAGTGCCCAGGAAGACAACAACAATGGCTAATCCTCCGCCCCGCGGCGTAGCCACCACGTGGGAGCTTCTGGCGTTAGGCACGTCGAGGATTCCCCGACGCAAGGCGTATCGCCGCACAACCCCGGTGAGACCATATGCCGCAAGGAACACAAGAGCAGTAATTTGCATGATCTCCGCAGTCAATCCGGAGTACCTCCACCTCAACCGGCCCGCTTCGAACAGAACTCGCGGTGGGTCCCAACACGCCGCAAGCCCTGCTAACAAGCACGTCACGACGCTGCACGGAGGCGCCTACCTACGTTCATACCTTGGAGAAGCGCTTCCATCCGCGCTTGCACCAGGTGCATGCTGCAGGCATCCGGTATTGGGCATTTGTTAGGCTGCACCGTTGCAGGCCTAGTAGCCGACTCTAGTGCTCTGGAAAGCTACGAACGTGCTCTTAGGTACGCGGAGGAACCCGCGTACCTGCGGAATTCGCAACCTGGCATGTCCTACCTGCCGAATGGCTGATGATGATAGAACACCACTCTGATCGATTCACGGCGAGTATGCTCGATAACTCAGCGCTGCGCTTCAGGAGTCCTTGGAGGGCTAGGCTTCCCGCAGCTCTGCTGATAGGCTCCCTCCATTGGGCGGCACGCGCCAACTACTACCCCAAACCCTCCAGAGTGGTCCACAAGGAACCACCCGGACGGGACCGGCCATCCGCCCTTTTGACCTTGCTGACTCCTCCGGCGTCACGCTCCTGCCGCTATGGCGCCAAAACGCACTCGTAGGTATACGTTGCCTCTTGCAGCTTTGAGTGAGTTCCCTCGAGAAGGACCCGGGTTTCCACCCGGCGCCGGTCGGAGTAGAGCGGTACCTTCAACTGGTTGATCTCGCTCCGCTTCTCAAGTCTCGCCTTTGGACCTGTACCAGTCGACGGTCTTCCTAATACCTTCCTCCAAAAGTATCGGCGCTACAAAGCCTACCTCCTGCCGGAGTCTGGTCACGTCGCACACCGCATCCTCAGTGATCTTCACCACTTGCTCAGGCGTCAGAGGACTCTTGCGCCCAAGCAGCCTTGCTGCCACGGTAAGGCACCAACTGCCCACCAGCGCAAGCCGCCGATCTACCCTGACTAGGTGACGAGGTTTGTTGAGTGCCGAGGCAATGGCCGCTACGATCTCGTCAAGCCTGTACGGTTCGGGGTCTGCAACATTTAGGATGGACACGCCGCTAGGCCCCGGCCATCTGGCAAGTCTACTGCACAGGGCTGCCACGTTGTCGACATATGTCATGCTCTTTCTGTTGGCGCCCTTCCCCAGCACCAGTGGACCGTGTTTCGCCACAGCCTTTATCAGTCGAGAGACATTTCCCGGCTCGCCCTCGCCGTACACGGTGCTTAACCGGAGAATGGTCAGCCTCATGCCGGTCTCAGCGGCAACATCCGCCGCGGCCTTCTCAGCCATGAGTTTTGATTGACCGTAAGCGTTGTCTGGCCTGCAGGGGGACTCCTCCTTGAAACTCACACCGCCTTTACCGTACACAGACGTGCTGCTGGCAAACACGAAGTGCCGCACGTTGTTGGCACCGGCAGCCCTTGCGATGTTCCTGGTTCCCTCGACGTTAATAGACCGGTACTCGTCTTCTGTCGCTCTTCGGTGGACCGCCGCAGCAAAGTGGAACACTGTATCGACGCGTTTAGTCGCCTCGGCAGCTACAGAAGGATCCCTGACGTCGCCGACAACCACATCACGTGAAGAACGTGGTGTCCGGAACGGGGTACGGCGCACAAGGCACCGGACGTCCATCCGGTCTGAGAGAAGCTGGTCCACCACACGAGAGCCTATGAAACCGCCGGCTCCCGTAACCAGAACCTTCTCGCCCACGTATCCCACGACTCCCTTCGCTCACCGTTCGCTTACAGTCGGTGTCACACGCGGTCAACTGCACCCGACGACAGTTCACCGCAGGCGTATCACCGGATTCCTCTCCCATCGGTCAGCGCGTCAGATATCCTCATAAACGTGAGCTTTCGACTCCACTCCTCCAGGAAGCGCCGCAGTCTCAGCTCTGCGGTACGCGTTCCGCCCGAGTGCCTGAGCCTCGTTGCCAAAGACATCCCGGGAACATCAGGTTGCCCGCGGTCCAGCTCCCACGGGTGGAGATAGAAGACTAAGGAAGCTTCCCTGAGGATGTTCGGAAGACCCAGGCGAAAGATACAATATGGGAGCATCCGAAAGTACCCGCCGCCTGCCCATGGGATCGTAAGATTTCCCGCTCTCACTACAGATATCGGGATTTCCCAGAACCCTGATCGTACCTCGAAGGGTCTCCGAGGCGCGGGACCCTGGCCGCTGGGCAGTGTCAGTGAGCCGTATCTCTGATGCATTGCAAATGGGTGGAGGCTGGAATCGTAAGTGAACCCGTGCTTCCGGAGGATGTCGATCGCGTCATCGTTAATAGAGAAGCACGGCGCGCGATAGCCTTTGACTGCTTGACCCGTCATGTCTTCGAGCAGCCTTTTAGAGCGGACGATATCCTGCTCGAACTCTTGCAAGGACTGACGCGGTATTAGTTGATGGTTGTACCCGTGCGAGGCAACCTCGTGGCCTGCAGATTGAATGTGTTTGACCAAGGACGGGATGCGTTCAGCAACCCATCCGAGGATAAAGAAGGTCGCTTTGAGGTCGAGATCCTCAAGAATGCTCAGGATTCTTTCGGTCGACTCGGCCACCCGGAGCTGTTGGCCGTCCCACAGGCTTCTCGGGACAAGTGAGCGGAGATTCTCGCTCTGAAACCAATCCTCTATGTCAAAGGACAGGAAACACGCGTGGGGTGCACGGATCATACGAGTCGCCTACCCATTCTCCTGAACTGCCGAACATGCTCGGGTTTCGGGAACGAGTAATACCTCGCACCTTCTTTGGGCATCGGTTTCAAACGGACGGTTCCAGTCCGGAACTGCTCTATCACTTCAGTGAGCATGTGCGCTGCCTCGATCTTCGTACGCTTCATGAGTGTGTCTAGAGTGTCGTGAGACCCGATCGGTACCTGCCTCTCCATGATGATGGGACCGTCATCAACTTTCGGGGCCATTACGTGGACCGTCACGGTCGCCGAGGGCTCACCATTCAGCATCTGCCAGAAGGTCGGAAGCATGCCGCGGTATTCGGGTAACTTACCGCTGTGCACATTAATGCACCCGTACCGAGGAATGCTGAGAACCTCACGGGAGAATATCTGCGAAGCGGCTACTGAAATGATCAAGCTCGGTGTCAGGGTACGAAGAAGGTGCAATGACTCTGCAGAGTTGATGTCTACCACATGAAGTAGCGCTGTTCGGGCGAGTGCGCCACGCAATCCCCACCGACGACGGGGCCTGACGATTTCCACAGCAGAAGCGCAACAGAATTGGAGGCCACGGCGGATGAAGTCGCCCATGCCATAGAAGCGATACATTTCCCTGGCTAGGTCTAGTGTCGACTGCCGGTTGAGCGGTCTAAGTACAATTATCGCTGGAACCGATACATCCGCTGATAGGTGAAATACCCGTGAGAACTCTTCAAAGAACGCTGACGTATAAAACGGGTCGTCTTGTGTTACGAGAACAATCCTAAAGCCGTCCATCACTGCTACACGCCTCACAAAGACGCCATTCCTTGTCTGCCGTCGCTTGGGCACCCATCTGGCAAGGTACGACTGTGCCCTTGCCCCTCCATCTTTCTCTGCTTTGCAGCGCCCCGCGTTTCGGACGCGATAGCTGACACTGCTATCGGCACCTCCCGCGACTATTCGCTTGGCGAACAGCAAGAAGAAGGACGTCTTCCAATTCCTTGGCAATCGTTCGTCTCAAGTACCTTGAAGCAACATGTGCCCTGCCGTTGCGCCGGCAGGCTTCTCTGAAATCCTCTCTCTGCTTCATTTCCAAGATCGCAGAAGCAAGCGCCTGTGAATCTCCGGGAGGGACTATAAGTCCTGCTTTCGCTTCAAGCAGGACATCGCAGGACTCCCCGGAAGCGCAAAGGATCACAGGACACCCTACTCCCATGTATTCATATAGTTTCGAAGGAACGCTGTCAGTAAGTTGACCGTTCTTTAGCGGAATAACTGCTGCGTCTGCCATTGCGAGATAGGATCGAACCTCCTCTTTTGGAAGTCCAGGCAGGAAGCGAACGTTACTAAGGTTGAGCGTCGCAGCCATGCGCATTAGTTCGCTCTTCGCAACCCCTTCCCCGATGATCAGGAATTGTACGTCAGGCGTCTGCTTCTCGAGTGTTGATGCCGCCCACAACAGAACGTCAACACCCTGAAACCTCCCGATGAGTCCTGCATAAAGCACTACAAAAGCCCCGTCCAGCCCCATCATTGTTCTCAAACGGGTGTCTACGGGAGCATTTATAAACTCCTCGTCCACACCGTTACGTATGACGTGGATCTTTTCTCGTGGAACGCCTTTCTCGACCAGCTTGTTCACTTTTTGCTCCGTTACAACCGTAATGACGCTAGCTTTCCTGTACAAGAACCTCTCTAGTCGTTGTGCAACGCGATTGGCGAGCGAATCGGATTTCAATTCCCCTATTAGTGTAGCTATCTCGGGCCATATGTCCCGAACGTCAAACACAAATGGGCACCTCTTGAACAAGGCTATCGCACAACCTGAAAGCCCAAGGAATAGAGGTGGGGAACTTACAAACGCCATGTCGTACCTCTGCGAATTGAGGATAGACACCAGGCTTGACGACACCACAAATGAAAGCTGATTCGCAAGCCTAGGCGCTGTCCTCGCGCTCGCCGACACGTACATATAGGTGCGGACGACTTTCAAGTCATCCATGCGCTCAAGTGACCACGGTCGTACCCTGTATGGCTTGAACACTCGTCCGTTAGGGTAGTTCGGGTAACCTGTCACTACGGTGACATCATGCCCTAGTCTGCTGAGATTCATTGCCAAACCATACATCCGTGCAGCAGGCGCCCCAGTCTCTGGAGGGAAATAGTGGGTAACAAAGAGAATTCGCATGATGTACAGCCTCGACTTCCCATAATCAGGCATTGTGCAGCCTCACATCTCTGCAAACGAGCAACCACTGAAGCAACGAACGCGCTGCTCAGCACGGCGTATGCGCTGAACCCTCACAACCTTGCTCGCCAACACCTTTGCTCACCTGTCCCGACTCCCAAACGAACTACTCTGAACCCAGCTCTGTCCCATTCTTCACCACAGAAGCCCCTCGTGTCAAGGATTAGGCGCTGCCTCATCAACGCAACAACCTTCTCAGGCACAAACTGGGACCTATATACAGTATGATCAGTCAGCAACACCACAGCGTCTGCACCTCGTATCGCATCTTCCAGGGTATACCCGCTGAATCTCGGTACATAGGGGTCGTGAACCACGACGTCGTAGCCTGCGGCTCTGATCCTCTCGATCACCTGAAGGGAGGGACTCTCGCGTTCGTCCCCCACATCGGCCTTATACGAAACCCCAAGAGCAGTCACTTTCTCTGTTTTCCGGCCTAGGGCCTTTGACTCATCCACCATCCCGCAGAAAAGGCTAAGAACATGTAAGGGCATGGCTGAGTTTACCTGTCTCGCCACACTTATGAGTCGCGCTTTCTCAGGAACCGCCTCTATGAGGAAATATGGATCGACTGCAATGCAATGGCCTCCCACGCCAGGCCCGGGTTTCAACACATTCACCCTCGGATGGCGATTCGCCAGCGCAATTGTCTGGAATACATTGACCCCGAGTTCTTCACAAATGAGGGCAAACTCGTTAGCCAGCGCTATGTTGACGTCCCGGTAAGTGTTCTCCATGAGCTTAACGACTTCGGCGGTGGTAGAGTCAGTGCCAATTACGTTCCCGCGTACGAAGGTACGGTAGAACGCAACAGCTTGCTCGGTGGACTTGTCGTCAACCCCACCAATAATGCGGTCGTTCTCGATTAGTTCCCGGAGAATATGCCCAGGCAATACGCGTTCCGGCGCATGGGCAAGATAGAAGTCCTTCCCGCAAGTGAGGCCGCTCCCTGCCTCCAAGACCTTCCGAACCAGCGTGTTTGTGGTTCCGGGTGAAACTGTGGATTCAAGAATTACAAGGTTGCCCGGACGAATATACGGTGCGACACCGCATGCCGCTTGTTCAACATACGAGAGATCCGCGCTAAACGTCGGGATGTCATGGTGTTCGTCTTGTAATGTAAGGTATTGCCCTGGAATACCAGTCTCGCCCCTGGAATCATGACTTGCAGCAGCTACCTGCTCTTTCACCTCGTTGGCCCGGTCGCAGCCTAGCACAGGTCGACACGGCGTGGGCACCGCAAGAATGAAGACGTCTCCTGGTTCGGCATGCTCAGAGACCCGCAGATGACCGGAGGCGAACGCTTCGCGGGCGATTTCCGCGAGTCCGTCCTCGTTGAGAATGTGAATTCCACCATGGTTGAGCTTGTCTACGATCTCGCGATTGAGGTCTATCCCCAAGACGTCATGACCTGCCTGTGCTACCACGCAAGCTGTGGGAAAGCCAATGTAACCAAGTCCAACTATACACACTTTCACGATGGCATGCACCGCCCTTTGCTCGTGTCAAGCGGATGCTGGGCCAGGCCCGCACGAAGGATATTCGCCTATGGGCCACAGACGGCCCAATCCCCAGGTTCTCATGATATCGTCTACTTCGGCAGCGAGCAACGTAGTCGTCTCTCGGTCCTTTGATAAGGGCTGGATTAGCGTGAAGAACCGCACAGGCCCCTTTACTCTCGCCGTGACACGGTATGACCAGGCTGGAAGTCTCTCACCGTAGTACAGAGACCACCATCCCCGCATGGGATTTGCCTGCCCCTTTGCCCATGTGCCCGCCACTTCCTGCGTGCAGCCAACCCGAAGAAGAAGCTTTGTATCCTCAATTGTTGCTACGGCCCCCGTAGGGTTTAGCTCGAGTTCCACATCGCCTACAAGCCAGTGGAGGGTGAATTCATGCTCCGAGTCGTCTCCGAAGAGATCATCGACAACGAGGAATGCGTCATCTTTCTGCGCACTGAACCTTCTGTGGATAACTGGGCTATAACCAGCATGCTCTCCGATGAAAAGTTGTGTCAAGCCGATGGTGGAGAATTGGAGAGCCCGTCCTCGCGCCCAATTTGACCACAAGAAACGGCCCCCTTTCCTCATTTGGTCGCGGTCATCTACCGTCACCGTGTTATGCGAAGACGTACCTGCGAAGTATTCTAGCCAGCCCCCGCGAGGGTTGTACGAGTAGGTTCCAGCATCAACCAGGAGGTTCTGACCGTTATACCACAGATCCAGGTGAAGCATGTCTGCTTGATAGGGGCGGTGGCGGTACTCTCCACAGCGTATCATAGCAAAGGCATTCTGCCCCCTCAGGACATAATAACCACCAACGGGAAACGAGGCACCACGTCTTGCTATCTGAACGGTCGATGAGTTCTCTGATGTTGATGAAACACAGACAACTCCTTCGCCGTTACGTTTTCTTTGCTCTGCCGGACCACGAAACCAGGTTGTCTCTTCTAGCCATGGCCCCGGACCGTAAAGACTCTCGCCATCTAGTATCACACTCAGTGCATTCAACGAAGGCCGGTAGTCCAGGTAGTCACAGGAGGACAGGGGGAAAATGAGAGCCCCATCGTTTGAACCATAGTTAGGGAGCTGCCCGGTTTTCTCGTCTTGCATACTCCTTAAGAAATGCAGCAACTTTCGGAGACGAGCGATCAACACATTGGGAAACTCCGTCTCATTGACCTGGGCAATCCTTAGACTCCAGCTGAAAAGCTGCACCACAAACCTCGAGTAATTCGTGGAGTGCATCGAGTAAGAACCATCAGTGCATATCTGCCACAAGGCCTCTCTAACCAAGTGGCTGAACCCCTTCTTCCGCCACCTCGTCGATTCTTTGAAGAACGGGAAAAGGGTCCCGATAGTGAACATACCGGCAGCCTCGCTCAGGGAATGGTTATTCCTTACGCAACGCAAGGCATACCAGTGGTTTCTCTCGATGTGCCATGCATTATACCAGAGGTACTTGAGAAGCAACGCGACCCGCTCTGGCGTCGTTACCCTCAAGCCTCCAAATGCATAAAGGCCAAAGATCCACGCAAAGCTTCTTATGGCTATCTCCTGGCCACACCGCCAGTTAGGCCCATACTCCGGCGGATTAGCTTGTACCCATGACTCAAGATGGTTCCAGAATCCGTCGGCATAGCGTTCGTCTCCGGTCAGAGCATAGGCCCTTGCCAAGTAGTAGACATGAGAGAAACGCGAAGCCTCCCAGACGTATTTGATGTCGCCCAACTCCGCGGACAAATCGGGGACAAGCGACCAGTGAGTGTCTCCTGGGTAGCGGATGCCATCGACAGGATTCATGAGCCAGTCTGGAGGGTCACCCAGATCCGCCCACCACCGGCTAAAGAAGAGAAACCTACCCTCCAGCGCAGCATTTGCAACCTCTACGACCCTGTGTGGGTCAGCTATTGCTTCTCTGTAGCCCGACAAGTCAGGGTCAAGGAAGAAGTGCGAATCGGCATTCTGCCATTTCTCAAGAAGGTAAGCGTCTAGGTCAGCCGGTGCCACCCCAAACGACCTCGAAAGCAACCCGTCAACGGACGTAGGCTTAAACCGCCTGCATATTAGGCCGCTTCGAACCTCGCCCTCATATAGAGCCCGCCAGGCAAACCAGGTGGGACCCATTTCCCTAATTAGGCGCAACATGTCGCGGTCATACATTCGGCATCATCAACCCAAACCGAAAAGCCGTCTTCTTAGTCCGGGATCACCGCTCAACAGTCTCTGATTCTCGCGTTTGTCACGCAAGGCCTCGCACCCTTTGCCCTACGGCATCCTCAATTCTGCTGGCTCACAGCCAGTGGAGACCCTTCGCGTGTCCCACGCCTCGTGCCGTCGCCACCATAAGGTACTTCATCGCCAGTTCCGAGTGAAATCCCGTGATACCACGGTACGTTCACGAATAAAGATACAATTACCCACATCACCCCTACGGGAAGTACCTTTCCAATCAGGCATTCCTTTACAAAGCCGCTCAGGCTCCCTCTAATAAGAGAGACCAATGAAGGCAGAAACAAACAATAAATGACCGCACCCAATTCGGACCGCAGCAAGTATCTCCTTGCGAAGCCTAACAGCAGCCCGAGTACAAACATGTGAAGCACAACGCCTATAAGTCCGAAGTTCAAATAACCTTCTGCAACGGTGAAAAAAGCATAGCCACCTCCGCGAGCATACACATCAGGGTAAAGAGTGGATACGTACCATTCTGTCGGTGATAGCGGTCGCACGTTACCAAGAACCTTCAAAGGAATCTGTTGGAAGAGAATCTCTATATAAGATCTCCCCAGCCAAAAAGGGTAGTCCTGCGGTACATGTTCAATCACGTCGTCGAGAATTCTGAACGCGTATCCAAACTCCATCCTCCCCGGGTCAAGCCAACTCCACGAAAAAGATCTCACTACCATATCGAGCTCTACAGAGCCAAGGAAACGTCCACCGAGAAGTCCTCGAATGTAGCCAAATGAAGCAATCCCCACCCACAGAACAGGGAGCACAAACGTCAATCTGCGCCAATTGAAGCGGTAAACGAAGATGTAGTAAGCAGCCACCGAGGATAGCAAGAGCGATAGGAATAACCTCCGCCTAGCGGAGAGCAGTTCCAGAAAGAAGACGCACGCGATGACTAGTATGGAAAGCAACACTCGTGAGCGTGGAGACCTTGAGTTAGCGGAACTGCAGAATATCAGAGCAACACCAGGAAGTGTAAGACCTCGCCAAAGCGTGACGAAGCCTAGACCTCTTTCCACAAGGTAACGTTCCGAATAAGGCATCTGGAAATACGCAAAACCCCCGCCTGCCTCACTGAAGACGACAAAGTACGACGCAATTCCTAGCAGTGACATGAGAACACCTGCGTAGAGAAGAAGCTGATACTTCTGTCTAGAACCAGAACGCTTCGGTATCTCCGCTCTGGCACTTCTCACACAAGCGCAACCCGCAAGACAAGCAAGTAGGCCTATCGCTGCAACGAATGCCGTATAATATGATAACTCAGACCATCTGCCCTGCCTCGCAAGCGAGAGAGGATATGAGAACGAATACAAACAAAGACCCACCGGGAAGAAGGCCTTAACATCGAGAGGGCCTAACCGGGAAATCAACGCCTGGCGCACGGAAAAGACCGCCGTGACCGCTATACAGGTCACAATTACCGTGCTGACGACAACACTTTCGCTAGCAGCAGCAACCACAGAGCCGACGCCTACTGCCAGACCTAATGCAACACCTAATAGAGCCCAATGTCTCATACCCAGGTCGTACCTACCATCAATCAGAATGACAGGTTCAGTGTACCTATCGGAGGCAAGACCTCGCTACCCGTGCTTATGGACTAAGATTCTGCAAGTTCATAGCATTAGCCAGGCACTCGCGCATTCGAAGTCTCTCATGATCTATGCGCTTTGCAACATCCATAAGTGCCTTTCTTGAAAACGCTATGAGCTCGTCAATATCAAGCAGTTGATTGTGCCGTAGGTCTCGAAAATCGAAGCATAGCCTACGTAGCCCTAGATCGTCAAAGGTGCCCGGCATCTTGGACCCCCACGCTGTTCTGTAGATACCTATCGCTGGTGTCCCAGCTGAAAGAGAGAGAATCGCCGCGTGCAGTCTGAACGCTATCGTGCAATACGCGCGTTGATAAATCCCCCTCAGAACCAGTGGATTGAGCTCTTCGATTATCGGGACTTCAACACCCAGGTATCTACCCTGCCTTGCACTGGCCTCACTAATCCTCTTGTCTTGAAGCGTCTGCACAACCAACACAGGTTGCAGGCCCATAGCCCTCAGCTTCAGGAACAAATCGCCCACAAGCTCCGTGGTTTCCCTTCTATCTCTGTCAGGCAGTTCATTCTGATCGCCAAGAGAACTAGCACGCAATACCACAGGAACAAACTCACCTATGCGGAGCTTAGAACTCGCCAATATGCTCATGGCAGCCTCGTGGTCTGTTCTCTGGATAAAGAAGGCTAGATCTGGGAAGACACACTGGCTTGAACCACCCAGTTCAACCGTCCTACTTGACACTGACTCTCTAAAAAAGCAAAACCGTGCTTCTCTCAAGAAAGACTCTATCGTTTCTCTACCTGCTCGATTAGCTAGATCCGGGATAGACTGGGGAAGGAAACCATATGGCTTGTCAAATGCCTTGGCGCAGGCAATTGGATAGAGAATGCCCCGCAATCGTAGGTTATCTTTGAGACTTCTGGAGAAAAGAAGATTGCCCCCGTTGAACACAACGTAGTCGGCCGAACGTATTGCCTTAAGAACGGCGTTATCTCCTGTGAGGGGACAATCTATGCTGGGAAAGAATAGCAGCGATCCCTTTAAGAAGCCGATTGCCTGGCGAATCAATGATTGGGAATGCCTATCATAATCGACAGGAAAAGGCAGCATGCCGACAGACGAGTAGGCCGATCTCATGTACCGTACCGTAGCACTGTAGCCTGGGTGATGCTCCGAGAATCGGCTGATGCCCACTATTCTAACATCCCCCAATGACTGCAGGACATCAACTGCACCGCAATTCAGCGCCATATCCCCCGCGTTGTTCGGCCCATAAATGTAGACGATGACTATCTGAGTCATGGGAATACCTTACCTTTCAGGGTCTCAATAAGGACATATAAATCTGCGCATACTTCTCAGCAACAACGAAAGGATCATAAGATCGAGCATAGGTAACCCTAGCTGATTCAGCGATACGTTCATACAGGGCTTTGTCTGTCAGCAGTTCTCGAACGGCTCTTGCATAGAGTATCGGATCATGCTCTCTGACGACCAGAGAGTCTTCTTTGTCCTTGACGAGATCAGCCATTGGTGCAATTGCTGACATGACGACTGGCCTACCGAGCATGTAGCTTTCCACCAAGAGATTCGGTAACGCTTCATGGAGCGTCGGGAATAGTACCAGGTCTGCCGCAGCTAGGTAGTCTTCCGGTCTCTCTTGCAAGCCCGCAAACACAATGAGCTTGTCAACAGACAGTTGAACAGCCAACTTCTGTAAGGAACTGACATAAGCCTCTGGCCCAGTCCCCACGATGACCCCGCCCACTCGATAGGACATGTCCCGTAGAACAGATAACGTCCTAACAAATACGTCCAGCTGCTTCGACCGGATCAAACGCCCAGCATATACGACAAGATGATCACACCGCGTCTCCCCTAGTAGATCTCTTCGGAGTCGCGCTACCGAAGGCTGATCTATCGTTTTCTTCGGTATAACATTGGGCACGATGGACCACGTGCGCGGCGTGAACCCAACCTTCGTAATATAGTAGTCGGCCTGATATCGTGTGAGAAACGTCGCGTGGTCCACCCGATTACTCAGCCAGGATAGTGCGAATCTAGATAGTATGCGAAACCTTGGTGGCGACGTTCTGTGCACAGTGACAACCACTTTGAACGGCTTGTCACTCCTTTGCAGAAATGTGGCGAGCATGCCTGTGTACAAACCCATTGCGTGAACTATATCTGGTTTGTATTCGGTAATAGCGTTTCTGAGTCCTCCATAGAACGCATAGCTGAAAGGCTGCATGCCGTCATTGGGAAAGGAGCGGACCCCTGCCCCCGCACCATTCTCCCGGCTGTGACTAGGTCCATACACAGCAACGTCTGAAAAACGTGATTCCCCTACCAATGCTTCCGCAAGGTTCCTTGTCGCTCTCAACCCGCCACCCGGAACACTTCTGGCTTCCACCAAGTAAAGCACTCTTGCACGAAGCATCCTTCGGCATCACCGCTTTCTCATTGCACCAACTTTGCCAGCTATTGACTAGTCCTACCGCCATTCTGCGAGTGTGCTAGATTACGACGGACTCGCAGTTCATCTTGAGAAGCAGTATAGAGAGTATCAACAGCTTGGTACCCTAAGATTGGGGGAATCCCAACGGCACGCCTACGCTACACCCTAGTCGGCGAATTCAGTGCCACCCCTGCCACTCTAGCGAGCCCATCAATCAGATGCGTTTGCCACATCGGCCAGCGCCGTCTGTTCAAGCCTGTCACTCAAGTCCGTCGCGGCAACTCAACCGGCGCGTTACAACTACGCTAAAGGCCTGACTGATCGCCCACGCAACCATCCTAGTGGATTCCAGCAAGAGGCACATCAGTTCTGGACCAAGAAACACATTCCGCCGTGTGCGACACTACCGCAGCCCGCCCGACTCAATCTCATGCATACGTGAATGCGCACGCATCCCGGACCACGTGGTCACTCGACAGTATGACCATGAGAACGTCCCTGATGCGCCGCCCCACATAGATCGCGGCATAAGGTCGTAGCATACAGTGCAGGGACCGGGCCGCCGCTTACCAGCTTTGTGATACGGCTCTCACGCTGAATGGCCGGGAGCCGCCAGAGGACAAGCTGATTATAGTTGGATCCGGTTATTAAATGCACGCCATTTACATCGTTCGTGACCTTCAGCACCAGTTCAAAGGCTTGGTGGCCAGGCGCCCCGTCTCGCCCAGCCGCACAGATTGCCTGGTCATTGGACCAGCATTGCTACGTCAAAACCTCGCCTTTCCCTCCCGCCATGATTACTG
It encodes the following:
- a CDS encoding heparinase II/III family protein yields the protein MAPADLDAYLLEKWQNADSHFFLDPDLSGYREAIADPHRVVEVANAALEGRFLFFSRWWADLGDPPDWLMNPVDGIRYPGDTHWSLVPDLSAELGDIKYVWEASRFSHVYYLARAYALTGDERYADGFWNHLESWVQANPPEYGPNWRCGQEIAIRSFAWIFGLYAFGGLRVTTPERVALLLKYLWYNAWHIERNHWYALRCVRNNHSLSEAAGMFTIGTLFPFFKESTRWRKKGFSHLVREALWQICTDGSYSMHSTNYSRFVVQLFSWSLRIAQVNETEFPNVLIARLRKLLHFLRSMQDEKTGQLPNYGSNDGALIFPLSSCDYLDYRPSLNALSVILDGESLYGPGPWLEETTWFRGPAEQRKRNGEGVVCVSSTSENSSTVQIARRGASFPVGGYYVLRGQNAFAMIRCGEYRHRPYQADMLHLDLWYNGQNLLVDAGTYSYNPRGGWLEYFAGTSSHNTVTVDDRDQMRKGGRFLWSNWARGRALQFSTIGLTQLFIGEHAGYSPVIHRRFSAQKDDAFLVVDDLFGDDSEHEFTLHWLVGDVELELNPTGAVATIEDTKLLLRVGCTQEVAGTWAKGQANPMRGWWSLYYGERLPAWSYRVTARVKGPVRFFTLIQPLSKDRETTTLLAAEVDDIMRTWGLGRLWPIGEYPSCGPGPASA
- a CDS encoding oligosaccharide repeat unit polymerase, which produces MVAAASESVVVSTVIVTCIAVTAVFSVRQALISRLGPLDVKAFFPVGLCLYSFSYPLSLARQGRWSELSYYTAFVAAIGLLACLAGCACVRSARAEIPKRSGSRQKYQLLLYAGVLMSLLGIASYFVVFSEAGGGFAYFQMPYSERYLVERGLGFVTLWRGLTLPGVALIFCSSANSRSPRSRVLLSILVIACVFFLELLSARRRLFLSLLLSSVAAYYIFVYRFNWRRLTFVLPVLWVGIASFGYIRGLLGGRFLGSVELDMVVRSFSWSWLDPGRMEFGYAFRILDDVIEHVPQDYPFWLGRSYIEILFQQIPLKVLGNVRPLSPTEWYVSTLYPDVYARGGGYAFFTVAEGYLNFGLIGVVLHMFVLGLLLGFARRYLLRSELGAVIYCLFLPSLVSLIRGSLSGFVKECLIGKVLPVGVMWVIVSLFVNVPWYHGISLGTGDEVPYGGDGTRRGTREGSPLAVSQQN
- a CDS encoding polysaccharide pyruvyl transferase family protein, with the translated sequence MTQIVIVYIYGPNNAGDMALNCGAVDVLQSLGDVRIVGISRFSEHHPGYSATVRYMRSAYSSVGMLPFPVDYDRHSQSLIRQAIGFLKGSLLFFPSIDCPLTGDNAVLKAIRSADYVVFNGGNLLFSRSLKDNLRLRGILYPIACAKAFDKPYGFLPQSIPDLANRAGRETIESFLREARFCFFRESVSSRTVELGGSSQCVFPDLAFFIQRTDHEAAMSILASSKLRIGEFVPVVLRASSLGDQNELPDRDRRETTELVGDLFLKLRAMGLQPVLVVQTLQDKRISEASARQGRYLGVEVPIIEELNPLVLRGIYQRAYCTIAFRLHAAILSLSAGTPAIGIYRTAWGSKMPGTFDDLGLRRLCFDFRDLRHNQLLDIDELIAFSRKALMDVAKRIDHERLRMRECLANAMNLQNLSP
- a CDS encoding glycosyltransferase family 4 protein, with protein sequence MLATFLQRSDKPFKVVVTVHRTSPPRFRILSRFALSWLSNRVDHATFLTRYQADYYITKVGFTPRTWSIVPNVIPKKTIDQPSVARLRRDLLGETRCDHLVVYAGRLIRSKQLDVFVRTLSVLRDMSYRVGGVIVGTGPEAYVSSLQKLAVQLSVDKLIVFAGLQERPEDYLAAADLVLFPTLHEALPNLLVESYMLGRPVVMSAIAPMADLVKDKEDSLVVREHDPILYARAVRELLTDKALYERIAESARVTYARSYDPFVVAEKYAQIYMSLLRP